One segment of Streptomyces bathyalis DNA contains the following:
- a CDS encoding LysE family translocator, whose protein sequence is MLMTLLSFLGACTLVALSPGPSTVLIIRSSLRSRRSGFMTVLGNETGVFIWGVVAAFGLTALLAASELAYDVLRFGGAAVLIVFGVQAIRAARRGGNFEVAASSGPTQESGWRSYRAGLLLNLANPKAAVFAMSFLPQFVPKGAPQLPLMVTLAAIWAVYEIGYYGTYVWFVGRMRRVLSRAGVRRRLEQISGGVLLALGIRLAVEG, encoded by the coding sequence ATGCTGATGACTCTGCTGTCCTTCTTGGGTGCTTGTACGCTGGTCGCCCTCTCGCCGGGCCCCAGCACCGTGCTGATCATCCGCAGCTCTCTGCGCAGCCGCCGCTCCGGCTTCATGACGGTGCTCGGGAACGAGACGGGGGTCTTCATCTGGGGCGTCGTCGCGGCGTTCGGGCTGACGGCGCTGCTTGCGGCTTCCGAACTGGCCTATGACGTACTGCGGTTCGGGGGAGCCGCCGTCCTGATCGTCTTCGGTGTGCAGGCGATCCGCGCGGCGAGGCGCGGCGGCAACTTCGAGGTGGCCGCGAGCTCCGGGCCGACGCAGGAGAGCGGATGGCGCTCCTACCGCGCCGGGCTGCTGCTGAATCTCGCCAACCCGAAGGCGGCGGTCTTCGCGATGTCCTTCCTGCCGCAGTTCGTCCCCAAGGGCGCTCCGCAGTTGCCGCTGATGGTCACGCTGGCGGCGATCTGGGCGGTCTACGAGATCGGCTACTACGGCACGTACGTGTGGTTCGTCGGGCGGATGCGGCGGGTACTGTCCCGCGCGGGGGTACGGCGCAGGCTGGAGCAGATCTCGGGCGGCGTGCTGCTGGCGCTCGGCATCCGGCTGGCGGTGGAGGGCTAG
- a CDS encoding MFS transporter yields MTHARSAAPSSSAEPHPRSSGADDAGGGTSTRGGVAGAGPPGEGTPSASRGVVAILAFAGISVAVMQTLLVPVVARLPQLLGTTASDAAWVVTATLLSGAVATPIMGRLGDLYGKRRLILASLGAMVAGSLMCALTSSLVPMIAGRAVQGFAMGAIPLGISIMRDELPPARLGSAMAFMSSSLGVGGALAMPAAAYIAQHADWHVLFFGSAGLGALAMLMVVTVVPESAQRTGGRFDVPGALGLTAGLVMLLLAISKGGDWGWSSGITLGLFAAAPVVFVLWGLMELRVREPLVDLRSTARRQVLLTNLASITVGLAFYAATLVLPQLLQLPRSTGYGLGQTMVVARMCVAPMGIAMMLVSSLSARISETHGPKVSLMAGLVVLAVAYLSGTALMGAVWQVVLTAVLIGVGIGIAYSAMPALIIGAVPPSESGAANGLNTLMRSIGTSTSSAVVGVVLARMSIPLGGTGVPSQEGFRVSFLIAAGAALAGLLIASFLPGKPGHDVRG; encoded by the coding sequence ATGACCCATGCCCGCAGCGCCGCACCGTCCTCCTCCGCCGAGCCGCATCCGCGGAGCTCGGGGGCGGACGACGCCGGGGGAGGCACGAGCACCCGCGGCGGAGTGGCGGGCGCCGGCCCGCCCGGGGAGGGAACACCGAGCGCGAGCAGGGGAGTTGTGGCGATCCTGGCTTTCGCCGGTATCTCCGTCGCGGTCATGCAGACGCTGCTCGTACCCGTCGTGGCACGGCTGCCGCAGCTGCTGGGGACCACCGCGTCCGACGCGGCGTGGGTCGTCACGGCGACGCTGCTCTCCGGTGCCGTGGCCACGCCCATCATGGGGCGGCTCGGCGATCTGTACGGCAAGCGCCGGCTCATCCTCGCCAGCCTCGGCGCGATGGTGGCCGGTTCGCTGATGTGCGCGCTGACCTCGTCGCTCGTGCCGATGATCGCGGGACGTGCCGTGCAGGGGTTCGCGATGGGGGCCATCCCGCTGGGCATCAGCATCATGCGGGACGAACTGCCACCGGCCAGGCTCGGTTCGGCCATGGCGTTCATGAGCTCGTCGCTCGGCGTCGGCGGCGCGCTCGCCATGCCGGCCGCCGCGTACATCGCCCAGCACGCCGACTGGCACGTGCTGTTCTTCGGGTCGGCCGGTCTCGGCGCCCTGGCCATGCTGATGGTCGTCACCGTCGTGCCGGAGTCCGCGCAGCGCACCGGAGGCCGCTTCGACGTCCCCGGAGCGCTGGGCCTGACCGCCGGGCTCGTCATGCTGCTGCTCGCGATATCCAAGGGCGGCGACTGGGGCTGGAGCAGCGGAATCACGCTGGGCCTCTTCGCCGCCGCGCCGGTGGTCTTCGTGCTGTGGGGTCTGATGGAACTGCGCGTGCGCGAGCCGCTGGTCGACCTGCGCAGCACGGCACGCCGCCAGGTGCTGCTGACCAACCTCGCCTCCATCACCGTCGGGCTGGCCTTCTACGCCGCGACGCTGGTGCTGCCGCAGCTGCTTCAGCTGCCCCGGTCCACCGGCTACGGCCTCGGGCAGACGATGGTCGTGGCCAGGATGTGCGTGGCGCCCATGGGCATCGCGATGATGCTCGTCTCCTCGCTCTCGGCACGCATCTCCGAGACCCACGGCCCGAAGGTCTCGCTGATGGCCGGACTCGTGGTCCTCGCCGTCGCCTACCTGAGCGGTACGGCACTGATGGGCGCCGTGTGGCAGGTCGTGCTGACCGCAGTCCTCATCGGCGTCGGCATCGGCATCGCCTACTCGGCCATGCCCGCCCTGATCATCGGCGCCGTCCCGCCGTCCGAGTCGGGGGCGGCGAACGGGCTGAACACACTGATGCGTTCGATCGGCACCTCCACCTCCAGCGCAGTCGTCGGCGTGGTACTGGCACGCATGAGCATCCCGCTGGGCGGCACCGGCGTGCCCAGCCAGGAGGGCTTCCGCGTCTCGTTCCTCATCGCGGCGGGAGCCGCGCTGGCCGGGCTGCTCATCGCCTCGTTCCTGCCGGGGAAGCCCGGACACGACGTGCGCGGCTGA
- the msrB gene encoding peptide-methionine (R)-S-oxide reductase MsrB yields MTYEIEKPEEQWRAELSSDEYRVLREAGTEPAFTGEYTDTKTTGVYNCRACGAELFRSDTKFESHCGWPSFYDPAQSDAVELIEDHSMGMLRTEVRCARCGSHLGHVFDGEGYPTPTDQRYCINSIAVRLVPSES; encoded by the coding sequence GTGACGTACGAGATCGAGAAGCCGGAAGAGCAGTGGCGGGCCGAGCTCAGCTCCGACGAGTACCGGGTGCTGCGCGAAGCCGGTACGGAGCCCGCCTTCACCGGCGAATACACCGACACCAAGACCACCGGCGTCTACAACTGCCGGGCCTGTGGCGCGGAGCTCTTCCGCTCCGACACGAAGTTCGAGTCGCACTGCGGCTGGCCCAGCTTCTACGACCCGGCCCAGTCCGATGCCGTCGAGCTGATCGAGGACCACTCGATGGGCATGCTCCGCACAGAGGTCAGGTGCGCCCGCTGCGGTTCGCACCTCGGCCATGTCTTCGACGGTGAGGGTTACCCGACCCCGACCGACCAGCGCTACTGCATCAACAGCATCGCCGTGCGCCTGGTGCCCTCGGAGTCCTGA
- the murC gene encoding UDP-N-acetylmuramate--L-alanine ligase, giving the protein MAADLSTPTVPADLARPHFIGIGGAGMSGIAKILTQRGARVQGSDARESVTAAALRGLGATVHIGHDATHLAQDASCVVVSSAIRPDNPELAAAASRGVPVVHRSDALAALMDACRPLAVAGTHGKTTTTSMLAVALGALGLDPSYAIGGDLNEPGSNAHNGRGEIFVAEADESDRSFHKYAPDVAIVLNVELDHHANYSSMEEIYESFVTFADRIRPGGVLVVSADHEGARELTRRVRERGDVRVRTYGEAADADVRVLDITPHGLTSEATVRLDGDELTFAVFVPGRHYALNAVAALVAGSELGVPAGELAKALGTYTGVRRRLQLKGEANSVQVIDSYAHHPTEMTADLEAIRGGAGDGRIIVLFQPHLFSRTQELATEMGESLALADASVVLDIYPAREDPIPGVTSDLIIDAARAAGADVRHAATGTAGAEVVAGMAEPGDLVLTMGAGDVTELGPEILARLPH; this is encoded by the coding sequence ATGGCAGCCGACCTGTCCACACCGACCGTCCCGGCGGACCTCGCACGCCCGCACTTCATCGGCATCGGCGGCGCGGGGATGTCAGGCATCGCGAAGATCCTCACCCAGCGCGGAGCGCGGGTGCAGGGCAGCGACGCCAGGGAGTCGGTGACGGCGGCGGCGCTGCGCGGGCTGGGCGCGACCGTGCACATTGGCCACGACGCCACACATCTCGCTCAGGACGCCAGCTGCGTCGTCGTCTCCAGCGCCATCCGCCCCGACAATCCCGAGCTGGCCGCGGCCGCGTCGCGAGGCGTCCCCGTCGTGCACCGCTCCGACGCGCTCGCCGCGCTGATGGACGCCTGCAGGCCGCTGGCCGTCGCGGGCACCCACGGCAAGACCACCACCACCTCGATGCTCGCCGTCGCCTTGGGCGCCCTCGGCCTCGACCCGTCGTACGCCATCGGCGGCGACCTGAACGAGCCCGGCTCCAACGCCCACAACGGACGCGGCGAGATCTTCGTCGCCGAGGCCGACGAGTCGGACCGCAGCTTCCACAAGTACGCGCCCGATGTGGCCATCGTGCTCAACGTGGAACTCGACCACCACGCCAACTACTCCTCCATGGAGGAGATCTACGAGTCCTTCGTGACCTTCGCCGACCGGATCCGCCCCGGCGGCGTGCTCGTCGTCTCCGCCGACCACGAGGGCGCCCGCGAGCTGACGCGCCGGGTGCGCGAGCGCGGAGATGTGCGGGTCCGCACCTACGGCGAGGCCGCAGACGCGGACGTGCGCGTCCTCGACATCACCCCGCACGGCCTGACCAGCGAGGCCACCGTCCGGCTCGACGGGGACGAGCTGACCTTCGCGGTCTTCGTGCCCGGCAGGCACTACGCGCTCAACGCCGTCGCCGCCCTCGTCGCGGGCTCCGAGCTGGGCGTGCCGGCGGGCGAGCTCGCGAAGGCCCTGGGCACGTACACCGGCGTACGCCGCCGGCTCCAGCTCAAGGGCGAGGCGAACAGCGTGCAGGTCATCGACTCCTACGCGCACCACCCGACGGAGATGACCGCCGACCTGGAGGCCATCCGGGGCGGCGCGGGCGACGGGCGCATCATCGTGCTCTTCCAGCCGCACCTCTTCAGCCGCACGCAGGAGCTGGCCACGGAGATGGGGGAGTCCCTGGCCCTGGCAGACGCCTCCGTCGTCCTCGACATCTATCCCGCCCGTGAGGACCCGATTCCGGGCGTCACGAGCGACCTGATCATCGACGCGGCACGCGCCGCGGGCGCCGATGTGCGGCACGCGGCGACCGGCACGGCCGGCGCGGAAGTGGTCGCGGGAATGGCGGAACCCGGTGATCTTGTTCTCACGATGGGGGCAGGTGACGTGACGGAGCTGGGTCCCGAGATCCTCGCCCGGCTGCCGCACTGA
- a CDS encoding indole-3-glycerol phosphate synthase, which produces MFTTVLMIEKPLVSDDVELVTTLHGDEAVSFVVLIQPRGDQDRLLRALDDVALGEFDQAVREGSEPEDRDTHDPAVRALEHSLALLRESGAQAEGQVIENHPLDVLTATVERHKADEVIVLTAPHLVEEFFHRDWATRARHKVGVPVLKLFAHTP; this is translated from the coding sequence GCTGATGATCGAGAAGCCGCTGGTGTCCGACGATGTGGAACTCGTCACGACGCTGCACGGTGACGAGGCTGTCTCCTTCGTCGTACTGATACAGCCGCGAGGTGACCAGGACCGCCTGCTGCGGGCCCTGGACGACGTCGCACTCGGAGAGTTCGACCAGGCCGTCCGGGAGGGCAGCGAACCGGAGGACCGCGACACGCACGATCCGGCCGTCCGGGCCCTCGAGCACTCGCTTGCGCTGCTGCGCGAGTCGGGTGCCCAGGCGGAGGGGCAGGTCATCGAGAACCATCCGCTCGACGTGCTGACCGCGACGGTGGAGCGGCACAAGGCGGACGAGGTCATCGTGCTGACGGCCCCGCACCTGGTCGAGGAGTTCTTCCACCGCGACTGGGCGACCAGGGCCCGGCACAAGGTGGGCGTCCCCGTGCTGAAGCTCTTCGCCCACACCCCGTAG